In a single window of the Labeo rohita strain BAU-BD-2019 chromosome 23, IGBB_LRoh.1.0, whole genome shotgun sequence genome:
- the zgc:101663 gene encoding alpha-1,3-mannosyl-glycoprotein 4-beta-N-acetylglucosaminyltransferase C, with protein MRCHLKNIILLAAGLLILTRVYIYMRRAESGNLKGSITWIWDRETWMEDLKGHYLNFNVSIKVLAGVFQPSKKYLTVGLSSVKRAKGTYLQDTLQSIFSASSEEELDQMVIVVLLADFDISWIQQTVEKITDEFHRRLSKGQLLIIHASENNYPPLAGLKRNFNDAPDRVSFRSKQNVDYSYLLHFSSNLSQYYIMLEDDVSCSKNFLTSIRGHIRSMSNSKWVTLEFSKLGYIGKLYQSRDLPILARFLYNFYQEMPCDFLLSHFHRLLMQDKVIRFRPSLFQHMGTYSSFHGTFNRLKDDDFVEEIADNPPADVSTNIEVYQTNTVDKAYNQGSEYFWGVSPIGPENYILVVFRTPVLISRVQIQTGLDGKDELVYADVELGKTLVKKESEVECSGFDKLGSIQQGQFNEPAVQKLVPATVACLRIQVTAAHPTWLVVRKIQVWTVKTEQTT; from the exons ATGAGATGCCATCTGAAAAACATCATCCTCCTAGCAGCTGGTCTTCTCATTTTGACCAGGGTCTACATCTACATGCGGAGAGCAGAATCAGGAAACCTCAAG GGTTCAATAACCTGGATCTGGGATAGAGAGACTTGGATGGAAGACCTTAAGGGCCATTACCTGAATTTTAATGTTTCCATTAAAGTTCTGGCAGGAGTCTTTCAGCCATCCAAGA aGTACCTGACGGTGGGCCTTTCGTCTGTGAAGAGGGCAAAGGGCACTTACCTTCAGGACACCCTTCAGTCAATCTTCTctgcctcctcagaggaagaaCTGGATCAAATGGTCATCGTTGTCCTTCTCGCTGACTTTGACATAAGCTGGATCCAGCAGACAGTAGAGAAGATCACAGATGAATTCCACAGGCGGCTTTCCAAGGGTCAACTTCTGATTATCCACGCCAGTGAAAACAACTATCCTCCCCTCGCAGGGCTGAAGAGGAACTTCAACGACGCTCCTGATCGCGTGTCCTTCCGTTCAAAGCAAAATGTGGACTACTCCTATTTGCTCCATTTTAGCAGTAATCTCTCCCAATACTATATCATGTTGGAGGATGACGTAAGCTGTTCGAAGAACTTTCTCACCAGTATTCGTGGGCACATTCGTTCAATGAGCAATTCGAAGTGGGTCACATTGGAATTCTCCAAACTGGGCTACATCGGAAAACTCTATCAGTCCAGAGATCTACCCATTCTAGCCAGATTCCTTTATAATTTCTACCAGGAGATGCCCTGTGACTTCCTGCTGTCGCATTTTCACAGATTGCTGATGCAGGACAAAGTCATTCGATTCCGCCCATCTCTGTTTCAGCACATGGGTACTTACTCGTCGTTTCACGGGACGTTCAATCGGCTAAAGGATGACGACTTTGTTGAAGAAATTGCAGATAACCCTCCAGCAGACGTTAGCACGAATATTGAAGTTTATCAGACCAATACAGTCGACAAAGCTTACAATCAAGGCTCAGAGTATTTCTGGGGTGTATCCCCTATTGGCCCAGAAAACTATATTTTAGTGGTCTTTCGTACACCTGTTCTCATCTCCCGCGTCCAAATACAAACAGGATTGGATGGGAAGGATGAGCTGGTCTATGCGGATGTAGAGCTTGGAAAAACGCTGGTGAAAAAGGAGTCGGAAGTGGAGTGCTCCGGATTTGACAAGCTGGGTTCTATTCAGCAGGGCCAATTTAACGAACCAGCAGTCCAGAAACTTGTGCCGGCAACTGTGGCATGTTTACGAATTCAAGTCACTGCAGCCCATCCCACCTGGCTCGTCGTACGCAAGATCCAGGTCTGGACTGTTAAAACTGAACAAACCACATGA